The following are encoded together in the Sphaerodactylus townsendi isolate TG3544 linkage group LG12, MPM_Stown_v2.3, whole genome shotgun sequence genome:
- the BBLN gene encoding bublin coiled-coil protein, giving the protein MSGPNGEPQLPLGRGEEDEDGGFGEAEYAAINSMLDQINSCLDHLEEKNDHLHAQLKELLESNRQTRLEFQQQLNDEGDSDADMRGCEPDT; this is encoded by the exons ATGTCGGGGCCCAACGGAGAGCCGCAGCTGCCCCTGGGGAGGGGCGAGGAGGACGAAGACGGCGGCTTCGGCGAAGCAG AATATGCAGCAATAAACTCCATGCTGGACCAGATCAACTCCTGCCTGGATCACTTGGAGGAGAAGAATGACCATTTGCACGCGCAGCTGAAGGAATTGCTGGAGTCCAATCGGCAGACTCGCCTGGAATTCCAGCAGCAACTGAACGACGAGGGAGACTCCGACGCTGACATGCGGGGATGTGAGCCAGACACTTGA